Genomic segment of Umezawaea sp. Da 62-37:
AGCTCGGCGCGGAGCAGCTGGCGGACCTGGGTGTGCGGCTGGAGACGGCCACGTTGCTGCTGGAGGGGATCGCCCGGCAGCTGACCTCCAAGGAGGGTGACAACACGGCCCTCACCAAGACCATGATCGCCCGGTACGGCGCCCAGGAGGCGATCGTGGACGTCGCGAGCAGGGCGGTCGAGGCTTTGGGCGGCATGGCGTTCATCTCGTCGCCGGAGGTCGCCTACCTCGCCGCGGCCTGCCAGTGCGTCAGCTTCCACCCGCCGTCGCGGTCCAGTACCCGTCGGGCGCTGGCGGAGACCTTCTCCGGCGACGTGCTGCGGTTCGGGTGAGGTCAGTCGATGAATGACGATGCCGTGATCGACCGCCTGCGGGTGTCGGAACTGTACCGGCGCACCATGAGTTCGGGCCGCGCGCGTCTGGCCGACGTGCTCGGCGGACATCTGGAAGTGGAGTCGTCCGGCGCGTGGATCACCACCAGCGAGGGCGAGAAGTTCCTCAACGCCGGGGGGTACGGGGTCTTCATCACCGGCGCCCGCCATCCCGCTGTCGTGCGCGAGGTGGACCGGCAGCTCCACACGCACCCGATCGGCACGAGGATGTTCCTCGACCCGGCCGCCGCGCGGGCAGGCGAACTCCTGACGTCGGTGACTCCTCCAGGCCTGGACAAGGTGCACTTCTCCTGCTCCGGGGCGGAAGCGGTCGAAGCGGCGATCAAGCTCGCCCGTCTCAACGGACGACGTCACCTCGTGTCGATGTTCGGCGGCTACCACGGCAAGACCATGGGCGCGCTGTCGTTGACCGCGAAGAACGTTTTCCAGGACCCGTTCAGGCCGCTGCTGCCGGATGTCTCCCACGTTCCGTACGGGGATGTCGTCGCGCTCACCGCGGTGCTCGAACTGCATCCGGGCGAGGCCTGCGTGATCGTCGAGCCGGTCCAGGGCGAGGCCGGGGTGATCATCCCCCCGCCCGGCTACCTCAGCGCCGTGCGGGCGGTGTGCTCGGAGTACGGCGCCCTGCTCGTCGTCGACGAGGTGCAGACGGGTCTCGGCAGGCTCGGCGCGTGGTGGGGAGTCGAAGCCGAAGGCGTCCGCCCCGACATCCTGCTCTCCGGCAAGGCCCTCGGCGGTGGTGTCATCCCGGTGGCCGCGACCATCGCCACCCAGGAGGTCTTCTCGGTGCTCGACCGCGACCCGATCCTGCACACCTCGACCTTCTCGGCGGCGCCGATCGCCATGGCGGCCGTGTGCGGTGCGATCAGGGCCATCCGGGACGACGGCCTGGTCGACCGGGCCGCCGAGCTCGGTGCCCGGCTGGTACCCGAGTTCGAGCGGATCAAGGCCGTGCACCTCCCGCACCACCAGTGCGAGGTGCGCGGGGTGGGCCTGCTCATCGGGGTCGAGTTCGCCGATCCCTCGATCGCGGCGGACCTGTTCCTCGCGCTCGTCGGCAACAACGTCGTCGCGAACCTGTCGCTCAACTCCGACCACGTCGTCCGGTTCACGCCGCCCGCGGTGATGACGGAGTCCGATGTGGAGTTTCTTGTGGATCGATTCGAGCGGGCGGTCAAGTTGGTCGCCGAACGGAACCCGGAGTACGAGGTGCTTGCGAATGCGTAGCCTGGAACTGAAGCTGAGGTCCTTCGCCGTCGACGCCGACGTGGCGTTCAAGCGGATCTCCGCGTTCGAGCGGTACCCGGAATTCGTGGAGGAAGTCCGTTCGGTCGTCGTGCACGGCAACGACGACGGCGAACCGCTCGTGAGCGACTGGGAGATCTTCTTCCGCAGCGGTCCGCTGCGCTGGTCGGAGGTGGATTACTTCCAGCCCAACCTCCGCCGCATCGTCTTCGAGCAGACCACCGGCGATTTCGAGGTCTTCCGGGGGTCCTGGCAGGTGCACTCCGTCGCGGGCGGCTGCGAGGTGACCTTCGAGACGACCTTCGACTTCGGGATCCCCAGCCTGTCCGGGGTGCTGGAGCCGATCGCGGCCAAGGTGCTCAAGGAAGGCATCGCCCTCATCGTGCACCAGTTGCTCGGCGAGGCCACCGTCGTCGGGGACCCGGCGATCGCGGCGGTCGTGGCCGCCCGCCTCGAAAGCAGGCGCGAGCTCGGCAAAGCACTGTCCGCGTAAATCCGGGAGAGTTCGATGGATCATGTGAACCGCTTCGAGAGTAGGACGACGTATCTGCTGCTCCGCGCGGAGTACGCGGTCGCGCTGGTGGTGTGCTCGGTGCTGTTCCTCCTGCACATCGGTGAAGTGCGCTGGGTGCAGGCGGTGGCGCTGTTCGTCTACATCGACGTGATCGGCTACATCCCAGGGGCGATCGCGTACCGACGGGCCAGGAACGGCGGCATCCCGAAGGTCTACTACGTGCTCTACAACACGATGCACAGCTTCGTGACGCAGGCCGCCGTCGTGGCCGTGTGGGTCGCGGTCGCGGGGTTCGAGTGGGCCCTGCTCGCGGTGCCGATCCACCTGTGCGGTGACCGCGCGATCTTCGGCAACTTCCTGAAGCCCTTCAGGGTGCCGTTCGAGCCGGTGGCGCTTCCCGCGTTCGTCGAGTTCGACAGGCGGACCGTCATGCGGGACAGCGCCGACCTTCTGTCGTCCGAACCGAAGTGACGGGTGGAACCAGTGAGGAATGCCATGTCCGGAAGTGGTGAACGCCCGATCGTCATCGGTGCGGGGCCGGGCGGTCTCGCGGTTGCCTGGACGCTGAAGGAGGCAGGCCTGAACCCCCTGGTCCTCGACCGGGAGAACGTGGCCTGCTCCAGTTGGTACACGTACTACCCGTCGCTGCGGATGAACTCGTGGCGACGGCTGAGCTCGATGCCCGGCATGCGGCTGTCGGCGGAATACGGTCCGTGGCCGATGCGGAACGACTTCATCAACTACATGAAGAAGTACATCGAGGTGCTCGACGCCGACATCCGCCACGGCACCGAGGTCCACCGGGTCGACCGCGACGGTGACCGGTGGGTGGTGCGGACGTCGATCGGTGACCTGCGCGCGAAGGACGTCGTCGTCGCGACCGGCCTGCACCGCAAGCCCTTCGTGCCGGACTGGCCCGGTCTCGACGAGTTCGAGGGCGAGTTCGTCCACGCCCGTTCGTACACGGTGCCCGACCCCTTCGTAGGCAAGGACGTCCTGGTCGTCGGCGTCGGACCGACCGGGATCGACATCGCCATCGAGGTGGCGAGGGCAGGCGCTTCCCGTGTGCGCCTGTCGGTGCGCCACACACCGGTGCTGTTCAAGCTCAGCCCGATCACCTCGCTGCTGAGCCAGGCCATCAAGCACGGGCCGATGCCGCACTGGCTGGTCAACCGGATCAGCCTGACGATGCACAAGATGCAGTGGGGCGACCTGACGCAGTACGGCCTCGCGACCCCGACCGAGGGCACGATGGCGGGCACCGCCAGGAGCGGGCACTCGTACGGCTCCATCGACCGCGGCCTGATCCCCGCGGTCCGGGAGGGAGCGGTCGAGATCGTCCGCGGTGTCCAGGGGTTCGACAAGAAGGCCGTCCTGCTCGACGGGCAGACGAACATCAAACCGGATGTCGTCATCTCCGCCACGGGGCAGCGGCCCGACATGGAAGGGCTGCTCGGGCACCTCGGTGTCCTGTCCCAGCCGGGCGGACGCCCTGTCGTGTTCGGCGGCGACGTCGCCCCGCACGCGCCGGG
This window contains:
- a CDS encoding aminotransferase class III-fold pyridoxal phosphate-dependent enzyme; its protein translation is MNDDAVIDRLRVSELYRRTMSSGRARLADVLGGHLEVESSGAWITTSEGEKFLNAGGYGVFITGARHPAVVREVDRQLHTHPIGTRMFLDPAAARAGELLTSVTPPGLDKVHFSCSGAEAVEAAIKLARLNGRRHLVSMFGGYHGKTMGALSLTAKNVFQDPFRPLLPDVSHVPYGDVVALTAVLELHPGEACVIVEPVQGEAGVIIPPPGYLSAVRAVCSEYGALLVVDEVQTGLGRLGAWWGVEAEGVRPDILLSGKALGGGVIPVAATIATQEVFSVLDRDPILHTSTFSAAPIAMAAVCGAIRAIRDDGLVDRAAELGARLVPEFERIKAVHLPHHQCEVRGVGLLIGVEFADPSIAADLFLALVGNNVVANLSLNSDHVVRFTPPAVMTESDVEFLVDRFERAVKLVAERNPEYEVLANA
- a CDS encoding SRPBCC family protein; amino-acid sequence: MRSLELKLRSFAVDADVAFKRISAFERYPEFVEEVRSVVVHGNDDGEPLVSDWEIFFRSGPLRWSEVDYFQPNLRRIVFEQTTGDFEVFRGSWQVHSVAGGCEVTFETTFDFGIPSLSGVLEPIAAKVLKEGIALIVHQLLGEATVVGDPAIAAVVAARLESRRELGKALSA
- a CDS encoding NAD(P)/FAD-dependent oxidoreductase gives rise to the protein MSGSGERPIVIGAGPGGLAVAWTLKEAGLNPLVLDRENVACSSWYTYYPSLRMNSWRRLSSMPGMRLSAEYGPWPMRNDFINYMKKYIEVLDADIRHGTEVHRVDRDGDRWVVRTSIGDLRAKDVVVATGLHRKPFVPDWPGLDEFEGEFVHARSYTVPDPFVGKDVLVVGVGPTGIDIAIEVARAGASRVRLSVRHTPVLFKLSPITSLLSQAIKHGPMPHWLVNRISLTMHKMQWGDLTQYGLATPTEGTMAGTARSGHSYGSIDRGLIPAVREGAVEIVRGVQGFDKKAVLLDGQTNIKPDVVISATGQRPDMEGLLGHLGVLSQPGGRPVVFGGDVAPHAPGLYFQGYRLPPGQLPDMAVDARAIARSITGTRRIDLTRVLRSR